One genomic window of Pelmatolapia mariae isolate MD_Pm_ZW linkage group LG5, Pm_UMD_F_2, whole genome shotgun sequence includes the following:
- the LOC134627149 gene encoding insulin-like growth factor-binding protein 5 — protein MFLCLNILVLLLLQLACSSPLTTPSRGCPTCRGKHSQRQPSVEVNATTLALGEPCGVYTLSCAHGLRCAPPDDEPKPLRALLEGRGVCSNASSASPTKPVHVAESTPTEDPDEAPCRQLLTTIIEGLNAHLFTSNHDIYMPNCDKRGFFRKKQCWSSRGGRRGKCWCVDKNGMPLSTNTKQKGGLSC, from the exons atgtttctgtgtttaaacATCCTGGTGCTGCTCCTCCTGCAGCTGGCTTGTTCAAGCCCACTGACCACACCGTCCAGAGGATGTCCTACCTGCAGAGGAAAGCACTCACAGAGGCAGCCGTCTGTAGAGGTAAATGCCACAACTTTGGCTCTTGGAGAGCCGTGTGGCGTCTACACTCTGAGCTGCGCCCACGGTCTGCGTTGTGCACCTCCAGACGATGAGCCAAAGCCCCTGCGTGCCCTGCTGGAAGGCAGAGGAGTCTGCAGTAATGCCAGCAGCGCCAGCCCGACTAAACCAGTCCACGTTGCTG AAAGTACACCTACTGAGGATCCAGATGAG GCTCCATGCCGTCAGCTGCTAACGACAATCATCGAAGGTCTTAATGCCCATTTATTTACGTCAAACCATGATATCTACATGCCCAACTGTGACAAGCGTGGTTTCTTCAGAAAGAAGCAG TGTTGGTCATCTCGAGGTGGGCGGCGAGGAAAGTGTTGGTGTGTTGACAAGAACGGCATGCCCCTGTCTACAAACACTAAACAGAAGGGTGGTCTGAGCTGTTAA